In Sphingobacterium sp. lm-10, one DNA window encodes the following:
- a CDS encoding sigma-70 family RNA polymerase sigma factor codes for MQKNLTAISKGDESAFAAFYHAHFYRLATEVFHILKDKSQTEEVLQDVFTTIWNKREGILSIANLEGYLFVLARNASLNQLRRNIRRAKVEIDFVQQQDLWEEDTDETSAEERYLPWIDQAIAQLPAQQQKAFILCQFKRKKYLEIATEMNISRESVKKYLQLARLSIKTYLTKHRDSIVSLFFTFLIF; via the coding sequence ATGCAAAAAAATCTGACGGCTATCTCCAAGGGAGATGAATCGGCATTTGCAGCTTTCTATCACGCTCATTTCTACCGACTGGCAACCGAAGTTTTTCATATTTTAAAAGATAAAAGCCAAACCGAAGAAGTATTGCAGGATGTATTTACTACGATTTGGAATAAAAGAGAAGGTATTCTTTCTATCGCTAACCTGGAGGGCTACCTATTCGTATTAGCACGAAATGCTTCGTTAAATCAATTGCGGCGCAACATACGTAGAGCCAAAGTAGAAATAGATTTCGTCCAGCAGCAAGATCTTTGGGAAGAAGATACCGACGAGACTTCCGCGGAAGAGCGTTACCTACCTTGGATCGATCAAGCAATAGCGCAATTACCTGCGCAACAACAAAAAGCCTTTATTCTTTGCCAGTTTAAACGAAAAAAATATTTAGAAATTGCGACTGAAATGAATATCTCCCGAGAGTCGGTTAAGAAATACCTGCAGCTTGCGCGCTTATCTATCAAAACCTACCTCACCAAGCATCGTGACTCCATAGTTAGTCTTTTTTTTACTTTTCTTATTTTTTAA
- a CDS encoding FecR family protein, with protein MHQEKKEFIDLVQKQIDETITQKESIRLKHLSIQIPELEQAALFEIVWDRTIEKDKPLNQPFSSAESHQLFHKIIDAGNNQVKPRKKTIPSQKIVKWISTAAALILISFGVKFMYSTHSNEDVIPQPFAQKHTNQQDVEPGRNRALFLTEDGEQIALDSNQVGIIEAGETFSIVRLETGEIQYTNSDNTQIEQHTVKTPRGGQINFLLPDGTKVWLNAESSIRFASNLGTADRVVHMTGEVYFEVTKSEGRNFLVQGQFGAIEVLGTKFNVNAYDKNLTTAALLSGAIRLETATGAVQMSPNQLTTIAANGNMKTAYNPNVKDMTRWKDGYFHFDRADVSTIASQLERWYDIDVKITGKRKHTAINGTISRNVKLSKMLEMLDYLGLQSSYKNNNLTVNIKNP; from the coding sequence ATGCATCAAGAGAAAAAAGAATTTATTGATTTAGTACAGAAACAAATTGACGAAACGATTACACAAAAAGAATCGATTCGCCTCAAACACCTTTCAATCCAAATTCCTGAGTTGGAACAAGCAGCCTTGTTTGAGATCGTTTGGGATCGAACTATAGAAAAAGATAAACCCCTGAATCAACCCTTTTCTTCGGCAGAATCTCATCAATTGTTCCACAAAATTATCGATGCAGGCAATAATCAAGTCAAACCTCGTAAAAAGACTATACCCTCTCAGAAAATAGTGAAATGGATTTCTACTGCTGCTGCATTGATCCTAATAAGCTTTGGTGTGAAGTTTATGTACTCCACACATAGTAACGAAGATGTGATCCCTCAACCCTTTGCGCAAAAACACACCAATCAACAAGACGTAGAACCCGGTCGTAATCGCGCGTTATTCCTAACGGAAGATGGGGAGCAAATCGCATTAGATAGCAATCAGGTCGGCATTATTGAGGCTGGAGAAACCTTCTCTATTGTAAGATTGGAAACGGGCGAAATTCAGTATACAAACTCCGACAATACTCAAATAGAGCAGCATACCGTAAAAACGCCACGTGGCGGACAAATAAATTTTCTATTACCTGATGGCACAAAAGTATGGTTGAATGCAGAATCTTCTATCCGTTTTGCTTCTAATTTAGGTACGGCAGATCGGGTAGTACACATGACCGGTGAAGTATATTTTGAAGTGACCAAATCGGAAGGTCGCAATTTTCTGGTGCAAGGCCAATTCGGAGCGATCGAAGTTTTGGGAACAAAATTTAACGTAAACGCGTATGATAAGAACCTAACGACAGCTGCATTATTGAGCGGTGCTATTCGCTTAGAAACCGCCACAGGTGCGGTACAAATGTCACCAAATCAATTAACGACCATTGCGGCAAATGGCAACATGAAAACAGCCTATAACCCGAATGTAAAAGATATGACACGGTGGAAAGATGGATACTTCCATTTTGATCGCGCTGATGTCAGTACAATAGCCAGTCAATTGGAAAGATGGTACGATATCGACGTGAAGATTACTGGAAAACGCAAGCATACAGCAATCAACGGAACCATATCGCGCAACGTGAAGCTTTCAAAAATGCTTGAAATGTTGGATTACCTGGGATTACAATCGAGTTACAAAAACAACAACCTCACTGTTAATATTAAAAATCCTTAA
- a CDS encoding alpha/beta hydrolase-fold protein, with the protein MIGKPIIFSFLLLLFLGNSACREEKEAGNETKQEPIRVTELVYSTHVRDTFAISTQYPKAYDKDSLSNYPVVVLTDADLYFPLLAPILHQYEEVGIWPPIILVGIGYGSFERMDSLRNRDYLYPEALASDEITGHAGGEDFYQFLTQELIPKLKGDGLTHPKRMLMGHSFGGYFSLYAYLRQAELKRQDFAGFLSASPSLWYHDFYLSKLLTKQLSVSGDQEIFLTVGGQEDAEWGLKPFDQIVQGLEELTASQNLHSQVYTGLGHMDVALISFLQGIPLLLDQ; encoded by the coding sequence ATGATAGGTAAACCAATAATCTTTAGCTTTCTGCTACTATTATTTTTAGGTAACAGCGCATGCCGCGAGGAAAAGGAGGCCGGAAATGAAACGAAGCAAGAACCAATACGGGTTACAGAACTTGTTTACTCAACACATGTGCGAGATACGTTTGCCATCAGCACTCAATACCCTAAAGCATATGATAAAGACTCTTTAAGTAACTATCCGGTTGTAGTACTTACAGACGCTGATCTGTATTTTCCGTTACTAGCGCCCATTCTTCACCAATATGAAGAGGTGGGTATTTGGCCTCCCATAATTCTGGTTGGAATTGGTTATGGATCTTTTGAGCGGATGGATTCTCTGCGAAATCGCGATTATCTCTATCCGGAGGCATTAGCATCCGACGAAATTACAGGACATGCTGGAGGAGAAGATTTTTATCAATTCCTCACTCAGGAACTGATTCCTAAATTGAAGGGGGATGGACTAACGCATCCGAAACGGATGTTAATGGGACATTCATTTGGAGGATATTTTTCCTTGTATGCTTATTTGAGACAGGCTGAATTGAAGAGACAGGATTTCGCTGGCTTTCTATCGGCTAGTCCTTCTTTGTGGTATCATGACTTTTATCTTTCAAAACTGCTGACCAAGCAGCTATCTGTATCGGGTGATCAGGAAATTTTTCTGACTGTAGGAGGGCAAGAAGATGCGGAATGGGGATTGAAACCCTTTGATCAAATAGTACAGGGCTTGGAAGAATTAACGGCAAGCCAAAATTTACATAGTCAAGTGTATACTGGACTGGGACATATGGATGTCGCATTAATTTCTTTTTTGCAGGGAATTCCGCTATTGCTTGATCAATAG
- a CDS encoding GNAT family N-acetyltransferase produces the protein MDNNLITLKKYESADFADYYSMVGEYAVMRYITEKALSEEEARDKFDSILKINAENNRLGYFKAINEEGLFIGDCKLEPYPQDRRCLEVGYILKEVFWGRGYATVLCKRMLELADSIKPEADIIGIIDPANVASKYILQKAGFESYFIGTEDDLPTEKLRLSRQ, from the coding sequence ATGGATAATAACCTAATTACTTTAAAAAAATACGAATCTGCGGATTTTGCTGATTATTATAGCATGGTTGGGGAATATGCGGTGATGAGGTACATTACTGAAAAGGCTTTGAGCGAGGAAGAAGCGCGAGATAAGTTTGATAGTATATTGAAAATAAATGCTGAAAACAATCGGTTGGGGTATTTCAAAGCGATAAATGAGGAAGGGTTATTTATCGGAGACTGTAAGCTCGAACCTTATCCGCAGGACAGGCGCTGCCTAGAAGTAGGGTATATCCTAAAAGAAGTATTCTGGGGTAGGGGATATGCTACGGTGCTTTGTAAGAGAATGCTGGAATTGGCAGATTCAATAAAGCCTGAAGCGGATATTATCGGAATCATCGATCCTGCGAACGTCGCGTCGAAATACATCTTGCAGAAGGCCGGGTTTGAAAGCTATTTTATAGGTACAGAAGATGACTTGCCTACCGAGAAGTTGAGGTTGTCAAGACAATAA